The following proteins are encoded in a genomic region of Pyricularia oryzae 70-15 chromosome 6, whole genome shotgun sequence:
- a CDS encoding betaine aldehyde dehydrogenase, producing the protein MASAPEKDRHTFFAGKVQPSPDSPGTFTTVNPATAQPIATIHTSSRASVDAAVDAARAAFPAWSSTPAPERAQILQRAVAILRERNDALARVETLDTGKAFSETQAVDVVTGADVLAYYANLVASDGLNGESFRLRPGAWVYSSKEPLGACAAIGAWNYPIQIALWKSAPCLAAGNTLVYKPSEYTPLHAQYLADIYAEAGVPPGVFNVVYGAGDVGAQLSSHPKIAKVSFTGQVSTGRKVAGTAAGGLKSVTMELGGKSALVVLPDADVSQAADGAMMANFYSSGQVCTNGTRVFVPRALKEEFERAVLEKIVHVRAGDLFDANTNFGPLSSKVHYEKVVSYVRHGIEQDKARLLCGGIGQPRGVPKELGKGFWIEPTVFTDCTDDMRIVKEEIFGPVMSILTYDTLEEVVQRANATELGLAAGVFGKDLNQCHQVIAQLEAGITWINTWGESPAEMAVGGWKQSGIGVENGHKGLDAWVQNKSTLVEMGGAVPTVFAKI; encoded by the coding sequence ATGGCATCGGCACCCGAGAAGGACCGGCACACCTTTTTCGCCGGCAAGGTGCAGCCGAGTCCGGACAGCCCGGGCACCTTTACCACCGTCAACCCGGCGACCGCCCAGCCGATCGCCACGATCCACACCTCGTCGCGAGCCTcggtcgacgccgccgtcgatgCCGCCCGCGCCGCGTTCCCCGCCTGGTCGAGCACTCCCGCCCCGGAGCGGGCGCAGATCCTGCAGCGCGCCGTCGCCATCCTCCGCGAGCGCAACGACGCCCTCGCCCGCGTCGAGACCCTAGACACCGGCAAGGCCTTCTCCGAAACCCAGGCCGTCGACGTCGTCACGGGCGCCGACGTCCTCGCCTACTACGCCAACCTGGTCGCGTCGGACGGCCTCAACGGCGAGTCGTTCCGCCTCAGGCCCGGCGCATGGGTCTACAGCAGCAAGGAGCCGCTGGGCGCGTGCGCAGCCATCGGCGCCTGGAACTACCCCATCCAGATCGCGCTGTGGAAGTCGGCGCCCTGCCTGGCTGCCGGCAACACGTTGGTCTACAAGCCGAGCGAGTACACTCCTCTGCACGCCCAGTACCTCGCTGACATTTATGCCGAGGCGGGTGTGCCGCCCGGCGTTTTCAACGTGGTCTACGGCGCCGGCGATGTCGGCGCCCAGCTGTCGTCGCACCCCAAGATCGCCAAGGTCAGCTTCACGGGCCAGGTCAGCACGGGTCGCAAGGTCGCGggcacggcggcgggcgggcTCAAGTCGGTGACTATGGAGCTGGGCGGCAAGAGCGCGCTCGTGGTGCTGCCCGACGCCGACGTCTCGCAGGCCGCCGACGGGGCGATGATGGCCAACTTTTACAGCTCGGGTCAGGTCTGCACCAACGGCACGAGGGTGTTTGTGCCCAGGGCGCTCAAGGAGGAGTTTGAGCGCGCCGTGCTGGAAAAGATTGTGCACGTCAGGGCGGGTGACCTGTTTGACGCAAACACCAACTTTGGCCCGCTGAGCAGCAAGGTGCACTACGAAAAGGTGGTGAGCTATGTGAGGCATGGCATCGAGCAGGACAAGGCCAGGTTGTTGTGCGGCGGCATCGGCCAGCCGCGTGGCGTGCCCAAGGAGCTCGGCAAGGGGTTCTGGATCGAGCCGACGGTCTTTACGGATTGCACGGATGACATGCGCATTGTCAAGGAGGAGATCTTCGGACCGGTCATGTCGATTCTCACCTATGACACGTTGGAGGAAGTCGTCCAGCGAGCCAACGCGACCGAGCTGGGCTTGGCCGCGGGCGTGTTTGGCAAGGACCTGAACCAGTGCCACCAGGTCATCGCGCAGCTCGAGGCGGGCATCACATGGATCAACACCTGGGGCGAGTCGCCGGCCGAGATGGCTGTCGGTGGGTGGAAGCAGAGTGGCATTGGTGTCGAGAACGGCCACAAGGGCTTGGACGCATGGGTTCAGAACAAGAGCACGTTGGTGGAAATGGGAGGTGCGGTGCCGACCGtgtttgcaaagatatga